One genomic window of Anaeromicrobium sediminis includes the following:
- a CDS encoding metal-dependent hydrolase: MDPLTHAIIGLGIGSFAQNTMDITNPLVIGCVIGSVIPDIDVVARIKDDFLYLKHHRGMTHTIPGLGVLSAIIAVTLKLFFVVPFMQLFFWTFLGALSHSLFDMLNSYGVKLFNPIGNKKQKKGILMLYDPIISILCILLIMVKNKTWIFYGSTLLIFGAYLVFKSMSKNSSENKVLEYYKDNNVEHIEMLPALIALNKWAFVTRTGDEYIVGQFDWINNKVEETKRFKRESQYDLELFKKSNAGKHFSNFTPIYHIRREEEGPYTVLKSTDLRYYLNNNFMHHATVVLDKDENIVQSFFHPYKVHKKVQVAE; this comes from the coding sequence ATGGATCCATTAACTCATGCCATAATTGGATTGGGTATAGGCTCTTTTGCTCAAAATACAATGGATATAACTAATCCATTAGTAATTGGATGCGTAATAGGGTCTGTTATACCTGATATAGATGTAGTGGCTAGAATAAAAGACGATTTTTTATATTTAAAACACCATAGAGGAATGACACATACTATACCGGGATTAGGCGTTTTATCAGCTATCATAGCTGTGACATTAAAGTTGTTTTTTGTTGTGCCATTTATGCAATTATTTTTTTGGACTTTTTTAGGGGCCCTGTCTCATTCGCTTTTTGATATGTTAAATTCGTATGGAGTAAAGCTTTTTAATCCAATAGGAAATAAGAAACAGAAAAAGGGTATCCTTATGTTGTATGATCCTATCATAAGTATACTATGTATACTACTTATAATGGTAAAAAATAAAACTTGGATTTTTTATGGGAGTACTCTTTTAATATTTGGAGCATATTTGGTATTTAAAAGCATGTCCAAAAATTCTTCAGAAAATAAAGTATTAGAATATTATAAGGATAATAATGTGGAACATATAGAAATGTTACCTGCCTTAATCGCTCTAAATAAATGGGCATTTGTTACAAGAACAGGTGATGAATATATAGTAGGGCAATTTGATTGGATAAACAATAAGGTGGAAGAAACGAAAAGATTTAAAAGAGAATCTCAATATGATTTGGAATTATTCAAAAAAAGTAATGCGGGTAAACATTTTAGCAATTTTACTCCCATATATCATATAAGGAGAGAAGAAGAAGGGCCATATACTGTTTTGAAATCTACTGATTTAAGATATTATTTAAATAACAATTTTATGCATCATGCTACTGTAGTGTTAGATAAAGATGAAAATATAGTACAGTCATTTTTTCATCCTTATAAAGTTCATAAAAAGGTTCAAGTGGCAGAATAG